A single genomic interval of Caretta caretta isolate rCarCar2 chromosome 23, rCarCar1.hap1, whole genome shotgun sequence harbors:
- the LOC125628136 gene encoding leucine-rich repeat and fibronectin type III domain-containing protein 1-like protein isoform X1 produces the protein MERLLLYALALCLAPSRAQLCPPRCTCQNLSPSLAVLCARAGLLFVPGLLDRRTAELRLTDNFIAAVRLRDFANMTRLVHLTLSRNAIRQLVPFAFADLRGLRALHLDGNRLPAIGAQQLRGLPNLRHLILGNNQLQAVAPGAFDDFAGTLEDLDLSYNNLARLPWETIRRLSNVNSLSLDHNLIAHVPQGVFADLHKLARLDMTSNRLKKIPPDPLFLRRPVYAKSKGSPLSSLVLSFGGNPLHCNCELLWLRRLAREDDLETCASPPELLGKSFWSVPEEEFICQPPVITRHTGRLAVTEGQGATLRCRGAGDPEPAVHWLSPGGKLVANGSRTLAYENGSLEILVAAIQDAGAFTCVASNAAGEATASVELRVSPLPQLVNGTRPPAPGPSDILTSAKAGADGSSAPRDAGVLASELSASSALIRWVPPRPGPGVRMYQIQYNSSSDETLVYRMIPPPSRAFLVKDLVAGRAYDLCVLAVYDDGPTALMATRVVGCVHFSTRPGSPQCRSLHAHFLGGTMIIIIGGIIVASVLLFIIILMIRYKAHGGNKKAQVSNVYSQTNGGHPPASWAQDRADDRARELNGVAPSKDCEKGLATRGQEVGVGEAPSPRRRKWSRTSLDLQTNCPAPGRAEEQAPPAAAPPVGERRCAGEWTDVKI, from the exons ATGGAGCGTCTGCTGCTCTACGCCCTGGCCCTCTGCCTGGCCCCCTCCCGcgcccagctgtgccccccccgCTGCACGTGCCAGAACCTGTCCCCCTCGCTGGCCGTCCTGTGCGCCCGTGCCGGGCTGCTCTTCGTGCCCGGGCTCCTCGACCGGCGCACGGCCGAGCTGCGGCTGACGGACAACTTCATCGCAGCCGTGCGGCTCCGGGACTTCGCCAACATGACGCGGCTGGTGCACCTGACCCTCTCCCGCAACGCCATCCGCCAGCTGGTGCCCTTCGCCTTCGCCGACCTGCGCGGCCTGCGGGCCCTCCACCTGGACGGCAACCGCCTGCCGGCCATCGGGGCCCAGCAGCTCCGGGGCTTGCCCAACCTGCGCCACCTCATTCTGGGCAACAACCAGCTGCAGGCCGTGGCGCCCGGCGCCTTCGACGACTTCGCCGGCACCCTGGAGGACCTGGACCTGTCCTACAACAACCTGGCCCGGCTGCCCTGGGAGACCATCCGTCGCCTTAGCAACGTCAACTCCCTCAGCCTGGACCACAACCTCATCGCCCACGTGCCCCAAGGCGTCTTCGCCGACCTGCACAAGCTGGCCCGGCTGGACATGACCTCCAACCGGCTGAAGAAGATCCCCCCGGACCCGCTTTTCCTCCGCCGGCCTGTCTACGCCAAGTCGAAGGGCTCGCCCCTCTCCTCCCTGGTGCTTAGCTTCGGGGGCAACCCCTTGCACTGCAACTGCGAGCTGCTCTGGCTCCGGCGCCTGGCACGCGAGGACGACCTGGAGACCTGCGCCTCTCCGCCCGAGCTCCTGGGCAAGTCCTTCTGGAGCGTCCCCGAGGAGGAGTTCATCTGCCAGCCGCCCGTCATCACCCGCCACACGGGCCGGCTGGCGGTGACGGAGGGCCAGGGGGCCACCTTGCGCTGCCGCGGGGCGGGCGACCCCGAGCCGGCGGTGCACTGGCTGTCTCCGGGGGGGAAGCTGGTGGCCAACGGCTCCCGGACGCTGGCCTACGAGAACGGCAGCCTGGAGATCCTGGTGGCCGCCATCCAGGACGCCGGCGCCTTCACCTGCGTGGCTTCCAACGCCGCCGGCGAGGCCACCGCCTCCGTGGAGCTGCGGGTCAGCCCCTTGCCCCAGCTCGTCAACGGCACCCGCCCCCCGGCGCCCGGGCCCTCCGATATCCTCACCTCGGCCAAGGCGGGCGCCGACGGGAGCTCCGCCCCGCGGGATGCGGGGGTCCTGGCCTCCGAGCTCTCGGCGTCCTCCGCCCTCATTCGCTGGGTCCCGCCGCGGCCCGGGCCCGGCGTCCGCATGTACCAGATCCAGTATAACAGCTCCTCCGACGAGACCCTGGTGTACAG GATGATCCCCCCACCCAGCCGGGCCTTCCTGGTGAAGGACCTGGTGGCGGGGCGGGCCTACGACCTGTGTGTGCTGGCCGTCTACGACGACGGGCCGACGGCACTGATGGCCACCAGGGTGGTGGGCTGCGTCCACTTCAGCACCCGGCCCGGCTCCCCGCAGTGCCGCTCCCTGCATGCCCACTTCCTGGGCGGCACCATGATCATCATCATCGGCGGGATCATCGTCGCCTCCGTCCTGCTCTTTATCATCATCCTCATGATCCGCTACAAGGCCCACGGAGGGAACAAGAAGGCCCAGGTCAGCAACGTCTATTCCCAGACCAACGGCGGGCACCCCCCGGCCTCCTGGGCACAGGACCGGGCCGACGACAGGGCCAGGGAACTCAACGGGGTGGCCCCGAGCAAGGACTGCGAGAAGGGGCTGGCCACCCGTGGCCAAGAGGTGGGCGTGGGAGAGGCACCCTCTcccaggaggaggaagtggtCAAGGACTAGTCTAGACCTCCAGACCAACTGCCCCGCACCTGGCCGAGCCGAGGAACAAG CCCCCCCGGCAGCAGCGCCCCCTGTGGGCGAGAGGAGATGTGCCGGCGAATGGACCGATGTGAAGATCTGA
- the LOC125628136 gene encoding leucine-rich repeat and fibronectin type III domain-containing protein 1-like protein isoform X2 has protein sequence MERLLLYALALCLAPSRAQLCPPRCTCQNLSPSLAVLCARAGLLFVPGLLDRRTAELRLTDNFIAAVRLRDFANMTRLVHLTLSRNAIRQLVPFAFADLRGLRALHLDGNRLPAIGAQQLRGLPNLRHLILGNNQLQAVAPGAFDDFAGTLEDLDLSYNNLARLPWETIRRLSNVNSLSLDHNLIAHVPQGVFADLHKLARLDMTSNRLKKIPPDPLFLRRPVYAKSKGSPLSSLVLSFGGNPLHCNCELLWLRRLAREDDLETCASPPELLGKSFWSVPEEEFICQPPVITRHTGRLAVTEGQGATLRCRGAGDPEPAVHWLSPGGKLVANGSRTLAYENGSLEILVAAIQDAGAFTCVASNAAGEATASVELRVSPLPQLVNGTRPPAPGPSDILTSAKAGADGSSAPRDAGVLASELSASSALIRWVPPRPGPGVRMYQIQYNSSSDETLVYRMIPPPSRAFLVKDLVAGRAYDLCVLAVYDDGPTALMATRVVGCVHFSTRPGSPQCRSLHAHFLGGTMIIIIGGIIVASVLLFIIILMIRYKAHGGNKKAQPPRQQRPLWARGDVPANGPM, from the exons ATGGAGCGTCTGCTGCTCTACGCCCTGGCCCTCTGCCTGGCCCCCTCCCGcgcccagctgtgccccccccgCTGCACGTGCCAGAACCTGTCCCCCTCGCTGGCCGTCCTGTGCGCCCGTGCCGGGCTGCTCTTCGTGCCCGGGCTCCTCGACCGGCGCACGGCCGAGCTGCGGCTGACGGACAACTTCATCGCAGCCGTGCGGCTCCGGGACTTCGCCAACATGACGCGGCTGGTGCACCTGACCCTCTCCCGCAACGCCATCCGCCAGCTGGTGCCCTTCGCCTTCGCCGACCTGCGCGGCCTGCGGGCCCTCCACCTGGACGGCAACCGCCTGCCGGCCATCGGGGCCCAGCAGCTCCGGGGCTTGCCCAACCTGCGCCACCTCATTCTGGGCAACAACCAGCTGCAGGCCGTGGCGCCCGGCGCCTTCGACGACTTCGCCGGCACCCTGGAGGACCTGGACCTGTCCTACAACAACCTGGCCCGGCTGCCCTGGGAGACCATCCGTCGCCTTAGCAACGTCAACTCCCTCAGCCTGGACCACAACCTCATCGCCCACGTGCCCCAAGGCGTCTTCGCCGACCTGCACAAGCTGGCCCGGCTGGACATGACCTCCAACCGGCTGAAGAAGATCCCCCCGGACCCGCTTTTCCTCCGCCGGCCTGTCTACGCCAAGTCGAAGGGCTCGCCCCTCTCCTCCCTGGTGCTTAGCTTCGGGGGCAACCCCTTGCACTGCAACTGCGAGCTGCTCTGGCTCCGGCGCCTGGCACGCGAGGACGACCTGGAGACCTGCGCCTCTCCGCCCGAGCTCCTGGGCAAGTCCTTCTGGAGCGTCCCCGAGGAGGAGTTCATCTGCCAGCCGCCCGTCATCACCCGCCACACGGGCCGGCTGGCGGTGACGGAGGGCCAGGGGGCCACCTTGCGCTGCCGCGGGGCGGGCGACCCCGAGCCGGCGGTGCACTGGCTGTCTCCGGGGGGGAAGCTGGTGGCCAACGGCTCCCGGACGCTGGCCTACGAGAACGGCAGCCTGGAGATCCTGGTGGCCGCCATCCAGGACGCCGGCGCCTTCACCTGCGTGGCTTCCAACGCCGCCGGCGAGGCCACCGCCTCCGTGGAGCTGCGGGTCAGCCCCTTGCCCCAGCTCGTCAACGGCACCCGCCCCCCGGCGCCCGGGCCCTCCGATATCCTCACCTCGGCCAAGGCGGGCGCCGACGGGAGCTCCGCCCCGCGGGATGCGGGGGTCCTGGCCTCCGAGCTCTCGGCGTCCTCCGCCCTCATTCGCTGGGTCCCGCCGCGGCCCGGGCCCGGCGTCCGCATGTACCAGATCCAGTATAACAGCTCCTCCGACGAGACCCTGGTGTACAG GATGATCCCCCCACCCAGCCGGGCCTTCCTGGTGAAGGACCTGGTGGCGGGGCGGGCCTACGACCTGTGTGTGCTGGCCGTCTACGACGACGGGCCGACGGCACTGATGGCCACCAGGGTGGTGGGCTGCGTCCACTTCAGCACCCGGCCCGGCTCCCCGCAGTGCCGCTCCCTGCATGCCCACTTCCTGGGCGGCACCATGATCATCATCATCGGCGGGATCATCGTCGCCTCCGTCCTGCTCTTTATCATCATCCTCATGATCCGCTACAAGGCCCACGGAGGGAACAAGAAGGCCCAG CCCCCCCGGCAGCAGCGCCCCCTGTGGGCGAGAGGAGATGTGCCGGCGAATGGACCGATGTGA